In Pirellula sp. SH-Sr6A, the DNA window GCGATTGATTGCCGCCACCAGTCGTAACATCTCCGAGTTGACCGAGTCCAACCAGTACCGGGCCGACCTTTACCACCGACTCAATGTCCTCAATGTCGATCTCCCTCCCCTTCGCGAAAGGCCGGAAGACATCGAACCGCTCGTCGATTTCTTTATTCGCGATTGCGCCGCGCGACATGTACGCAAGCCACCTGAAGTCTCGAACGACTTGATGGCCTTCCTTCGCTCTTATGACTGGCCGGGGAATGTACGCCAATTGCGCAATACCATCGAGAACATGCTGGTGATGGGAGGAAGGGAACTGCTTGGCATGCAGGACTTGCCCAAGTTCCTCAGCAGCAACGCGACCAGCAATCCAACCCGAATCGCACCCGCTACCGTCAATTTAAATGACTTGGAACGAGAAGCGATTCAAAGCGCCCTTTCGCATTCTATGGGGAATCGCACCCACGCTGCCCAGAAACTTGGAATCTCCGTGCGAACGCTCCAACGAAAGCTCAAGCAATGGGAAGGAGATACGTCAGACTGACGCAGCGATCGCAATAACCTGACGTGAAGTGTCGTGGTCGGGGGAGTGCGTCCCGCAGTTGGGTGGACGACGGTGAATGGAGTTGAACAGGCGGATGCCATTTTCACGCGGCAACAAAGTCTTCCCCACGAGACTGGCACGACAATTGCTTTAAGTTCCCGGTCCGAGAGTTGGCTGATTAGCAGTCATTCGACGTACATTCGATTTACCTTCGACGTACGGTTGAACCCAAGCGTGGACTCTCGCGAATTCGTTCTTCGCTGGACCATCCGTTTAGAAGGGAGCTCGACATGCGAAAGCCACCGATTGCTTTTCGACAAACAAGAGGCTGCACCCTCGGTGTTGAGTTGGAATTGCAGATCATCGATCTTCATTCGTTCGATCTATCTTCCTCCGCATCCGAGTTGCTGGCCTATTTGGAGACGCAGGCAATCCCTGCGACCATATCTCCTGAGTTGACCGAGAGCATGATCGAGGTGTCGGTCGGAGTCTTTGATTCGTGGACGGAATTGCGAGAGCGTCTCAGAAGCGTCAAAGATCAGATGGTGGATGCTGCAGACTGGCTTCATGTCGGGTTGACCGGCGGGGGCGCGCATCCGTTCCAGCAATGGCAAGATCGCCGCATCTTTGACAAGCAACGATTTCAAAAGCTATCTTCCCTCTATGGATATTTGGCCAAGCAATTCACGGTTTTTGGCCAGCATATTCACGTCGGATGTGAGAGCGGAGATCAAGCCCTCTGGCGGATCCATGCACTCAATCGATTCGTGCCTCACTTCATCGCGTTGGCGGCTTCGTCTCCCTTTTTTCAAGGGGAAGCGACCAGTTTTCATTCGTCGCGACTCAACACGGTCGACGCATTCCCATTCAGCGGTCGAGCTCCGTACGTGGTGAATTGGGATAGGTTTGTTAGAGACCATTATGAGCCGATGTTGAACAACGGTGTCATCAAGAGCATGAAAGATTTCTATTGGGACATTCGCCCTAAGCCGGAGTATGGCACCATCGAACTGCGCGTTTGCGATACACCACTTCATGTCGATCGCGCCGCGCTATTGGCTGGCTATCTTCAGCTGCTGTGTGAAGGATTTGCGGCGGACCCGAGAGCATTTCACGAATCAGACTACATGGTTTATTCGTACAATCGCTTCCAAGCCTGTCGATTCGGACTCGACGCAAACTATATCGATCCGATTGATCAGCGTCACACCCTTCTCCGCAATCATGTATTGGAGACATTGGCGTGGCTCGAAGGCTGTTTGGACCTCTCTGACGATAGGGTGGAATTGATCGAGCAACTGCACGTCGCGGCCATGGGCCTCACTGATGCCGAGAGACTGGTAGAGGTTTACGAACAATCTGGGGCCGTCGAGGACATTGTTCGATTTGCGATCGATCAATGGAAGACGGAGTCTACGCCGACGAGACTTTTGGAGGACGCTGCCTAGTCTCGGTCCATGTACTTAGACTCGGTGGTACTCCCGATACCATGCTACGAAGCGTCGAATGCCTTCTTCGATGGGCGTAGACGGTGCAAAGCCGACAGCCTGCTGCAATGCCTCCACATCCGCGAATGTCGATGGCACGTCACCGGGCTGCATCGGAAGAAGGTTCATGACGGCCTTCTTGCCAATGGCATCTTCGAGCACTTCGATGAACCGAAGCAGTTCGGTCGGCTGATGGTTTCCGATATTGTAAACACGGTAAGGGGCGTCGCTGCTACCCGGAGTTGGTGATTCAGGAGACCATGTGGGATCCGGTGTGGGGATGCAGTCCATCACACGCACGATGGCGGTAACGATGTCGTCGATATACGTGAAATCACGACACATCTTCCCGTGATTGTAAACGTCGATCGGACGACCTTGAAAGATTGCGTCGGTGAACTTGTAGAGAGCCATATCGGGGCGCCCCCATGGACCATACACCGTG includes these proteins:
- a CDS encoding YbdK family carboxylate-amine ligase, with product MRKPPIAFRQTRGCTLGVELELQIIDLHSFDLSSSASELLAYLETQAIPATISPELTESMIEVSVGVFDSWTELRERLRSVKDQMVDAADWLHVGLTGGGAHPFQQWQDRRIFDKQRFQKLSSLYGYLAKQFTVFGQHIHVGCESGDQALWRIHALNRFVPHFIALAASSPFFQGEATSFHSSRLNTVDAFPFSGRAPYVVNWDRFVRDHYEPMLNNGVIKSMKDFYWDIRPKPEYGTIELRVCDTPLHVDRAALLAGYLQLLCEGFAADPRAFHESDYMVYSYNRFQACRFGLDANYIDPIDQRHTLLRNHVLETLAWLEGCLDLSDDRVELIEQLHVAAMGLTDAERLVEVYEQSGAVEDIVRFAIDQWKTESTPTRLLEDAA